The segment GGCGTGGTGCTGCTCGTCGTCACGCTGTTCTTGTCGTTCAGCGGCTACTTGCTGCCGTGGGATCAGCTCGCGTTCTGGGCGGTGACGATCGGCACCTCGATGGCGGATGCTGTGCCCGGCATTGGCCCACAGCTCAACCTGCTGCTTCGCGGCGCGCCCGACATCGGCGCCGGCGGCTTGCTGCGCTTCTACCTCTTCCACGTCGTGCTGTTCCCGCTGATCGGCGTGATCTTCGTCGCAGTGCACTACTACAAGGTCGTGCGTTTCGGCATCAGCCTGCCGCCGGAGATGGAAGCCATCGGTGAGGACACCGCCCGCAAAGTGCCTCCGGAGAAGCGCGTGAACTTCCTGCCGGACATCCTCACCAACGAACTGATGTACGCCGGCGTGGCGTTCGCCGTTCTGGCCGTCTCCTGCGCAACGTGGTACTCCGCCCCGCTGGAGCATCACGCCGACCCGCTGGTGACGCCGAACCACACCGTGGCGCCGTGGTATTTCTACTGGTTGCAGGGTCTGCTCAAGATCCCACACATGATTCCGTTCCTACCCAGCGGCATTGCCGGTGAGGTGGATCGCTTCTTCGCCAACGTCTTCGGCCTGACGCCGAAGGTGTTCTGGGGCGTGATCGTCGGCCCGTTGATGTTTGCCCTGCTGTTCGTCCTGCCTTACATCGATCCCAACCCCAGCCGCCGCTACGGGGATCGGAAGGTGATGCTCACCTTCGGCGCGCTCTTCGCCGCTGCGATCATCTACCTATCGCTGGCCGGCATTCCCACCGGCGTGCCGATCACCGGCTTTGGCTATGTGGGCGGCGACCCTGCCTCAGAGGTCGGACAGGCCTTCATCCCCGATGAAGGCGTTGGCCCTGTGCGCCGGTTGCCTTATGAGGAGTATGTGGTCGGCAAGTTCACCATCAACGCCCAGCCCAACACCGGCTCGGCAGGTCTGGATCGGCTCATCCGCGACATCCACAACGATATGGAGGCGCGCAAAGCCCGACCCGATCCGTTGGGCAAGACGCTCTCTGCTGACGCGACCGGTTCGCTGGAAGTGAAGCAGATTCAGGCCAACCTCAAGCAGGTGATCATCACTTTGGACTACACCGACGTGAACGGCGCACCGGCGCAATTCAAGAAGTACACCTTCCTGCATGCCGGCTCAGGGTATGCAAATTAAGGATGGCGTTTGATGAGCATCGTTAAGAAGATCATCACATTTCGTCCCAGCTTTACCGTACGCATCCTGACCGGCCTGATCAGCATGCTCATTCTGCTGAGCGTGTGCACGTTCATCGGCCTGGCCGACCAGACGCGCCTGAACGTGCGGGCAGCGCAGTTTGATAGCCGCGCGGTTGAGGCCGGCGCGAAGGTGTACTTCGATCAATGCGCGCGCTGTCACGGGGTCAACGGCGAAGGCGTGGAGGGCCTGGGTCCGGCCTTGGCCAGCGAGCACTTCGTCGGGCGCATCGAACTCGTGACCGACGCCATGCAGCAGCAATCTATCCGGGTGATCAAGCCCAGCGAGCGCCTCAAGCAGATCGAATGGTCGGGCACGCTGGAGAGCTACATCGAGAGCGTCACCGCCGCCGGCCTGCCGGTCAAGACCAGCAACATGTGGGACGTCACGCATCCGACGTTCAGCGAGCGCTTCGGTGGGCCGCTGCGCGAAGACCAGATCCGCGACGTGACGCGCTTCATCATCAACTACGGCCTCGACCCGCTGCCCAACGATCAGGCGCTCCTGCCACCCGCGCCAGGCGAAGGCATGGCGCCCCGCCCCACCCCTGTGCCGCTCACCCCCTGCGCAAGAGGCCGGCAAGCAGGTCTATGTGGCCAAAGGCTGCACAGCCTGCCATGCCATTCGCGGCGTAGGTGCGCAAGGCGCCATCGGCCCCAACCTGAGCAAGATGGGGGCAGTAGCGGAGGAACGCATCGCCAGCGAGAGCTACAAGACCAACCTGAAGGATCAACCTCCTGCCACCACCGGCGCGGAGTACATCCGCCAATCCATCCTGTATCCCAATGCCTACATTGTGGCGCAATGTCCGCAAGGGCCTTGTCCGGCCGGCGTGATGCCGCAGAACTATGCGCAACAGTTGACGCCGGAAGAGCTGGACAACCTGGTGGACTATCTGAACTCGCTCAGGTAAGCGTTGTCCTCAGGCGTGAGCGAAAGGGCGGGCCTTCAACCCGCCCTTTCCGTTTTTCCAACCGGCTGGATAATGCGCGATCATGTCCTCCGTTCACCCGGCTTCCTTGCTGCGTGTCACGATCGGGCTAATGCTGGCGCAGAGCCTGGCGCAGGCCGCTTACTCTACTGCTGTCACGGTGAATACGCTCGCCGCCGTGCAATTGAGCGGCCAGAAAGCGCTGGCCGGCCTGGCCGGCATGGCGGTCCTGGGCGGCTCGGCCTTAGCAGCCTATCCAGTCGGCCGCCTGATGGCGCGCTTGGGGCGTCGCTACGGTTTGGTGCTTGGTGCAGCCACGGCATCGCTGGGCGCGGGCCTGGCCGGCTTCGGCATCGTGCGCGCCAGCTTCTTCGCCTTCCTGTGGGGATTGTTCGTCATCGGCATGGGGCGCGCTGCGCTCGACCAGAGCCGCTTCGCCGCAGCCGAGGTCACGCCGCAGGAACGTCGCGCACGCGCGATGAGCTTGGTGATCTGGGGGGCGACAACCGGCGCCGTGTCGGGGCCGCTCTTGGCGGCGCCGGCGGGCAACTGGGCGCTGGCGCTCGGCATGAACACCTACGCTGGCCCGCTGCTGCTCACCGCTGCCGGCTATGCGGTGGTTGCCATGGTGCTGCTCGTGGCGCTCGCCGTGGACTGGCAGGCGTTGGTGAACCGTGCCGCCGAGCCGGCGATGCGCGCGACACCGACGCCGCCGATCATCCCCCGCTCCCAGCAGCGTTCTTTCCGCGAGGCCTTGCGTCAGCCGGCGATGCTCGCTGCGGTAGTCGCCATGGCGTGTGGTCAGGCGGCGATGGTGCTCCTGATGGCTAGTGTGAGCGTGCACATGAGCGACCACGGCCACGACCTGGGCGACATCTCGGCTGTCATCAGCATCCATGTGTTGGGCATGTTTGCCCTCTCGCCGCTGGTGGGCCAGTTGGCCGACCGGTTGGGCCGGCGCGCGGTGATTTTTGCCGGCGCCGTGGTGCTGATGGCCGGCTGCGTCATCGCGCCGTTATCGCTGGATACACCGTGGATCGCGCTGGGGCAGTTCCTCGTCGGCCTGGGATGGAGCGGGTGTTACGTGGCCGGCTCGGCGCTGCTGGCCGATACATTGGGCGCTGCTGAGCGCGCCCGACTGCAGGGCGCCAACGACGCCATCGTCAACGTCGCCTCGGCGGCCGGCAGCCTGGGCAGCGGTCTCTTGCTGGCGGGGGCGGGGTTCACTGCGTTGGCGGCCGTCGGCTTTGCCGTGGCGCTGCTGCCGTTGTTGGGAGTAAGCTTCACATCGTCAAGGCGAGCCCCTGATGCGCTCCGCACGCATTAGGCCGTTGCCATCCGCCGTCTCATACAATCATGCACCATGCACGACATTTGCGACCTGCGTTCCTATATCGCCCTGCTTGACCGGTGCGGCCAACTGATGCGCATCACCCAGCCGGTGAACATCATCCACGAAGCCGCCGACATCGGCGCCACCTGCGAGCGGGTGGGTGGGCCGGCGCCTTTGTTCGAGTCCATCTACGAAAACAGCGCCGCAACAGGCGCAGATCAGCCCCCGGCAACTCCGGCGCACGTGTTCAAAGGCTGGCGGCTGTTCAGCAGCGCCGTGGCCAATCAAACGCGTGTCGCGCTGGCGCTGGGCTGCGAGAAGAGCGAGGTGACGGCGACCATGGCGCGCGCGCTTGAGCCGGCCAACGCCATCCCGCCGGTTCGCGTGGCCGACGCGCCGTGGAAGAAGAACCTCATCACCGACCCGGATGCGATTGACGTTCGCCGCTTGCCCATCCCTAAACATGCGGTCGGCGACGGCGGGCGCTTCATCACCGGCGGCGTCGTCGTCAGCAAGCACCCCGAGACGGGCGTGGGCAACCTGGGCTATAACCGCATGGAGATCCTCGGCCCGCGCACCTTCGGCATGAACATCAACCAGTGGCGCGATGTGCAACGCGCGCATGCCGCTGCCGAGGCGCAGGGCAAACCGCTCGGCATCGCCGTCGCCATCGGTCTAGACCCAGCGCTGATGATCGCCGCCGGCTGCAAATATGAAGGCGACGAGAACAACATCGCCGGCGCGATCCGCGGTCGGCCGGTTGAGGTGACGCGCGGCGTCACGGTGGATGTGGATACGATCCCCGCACACGCCGAGCTGGTGCTGGAAGGGCACGTGCTGCCCGGCGTGCGCCGCAGCGAAGGCCCGCTGGCCGAGTTCCACGGCTACTACGGCGAGCCGTGGGAATCGCCGGTGTTCGAGGTGACGGCGATCGGCTATCGCGACGATCCCATCTTCCAGACCATCGTGCCCGGCTGGAACGAGCATATCTACATCGGCAATGTGCTGCCGCGCGAGCCGTTGCTCATGCGCTTCGTCCGCCATGCCAGCAAGAATGTGCGCGCGGTGCACATCCCGCCCTATACCAACGGCTTCCTGGTCGTGGTGCAACTCGACAAAAAGACGAACATGGGCGAGCCGCGCAACGTGGCGCTGGCCGCCTTCGCCGCACACCCCAACTTCCGCGTGTGCGTGGTGGTCGAGGGCGATGTGAACATCTATGACCCGAGCGATTTGCTCTGGGCGTTGACCACGCGGGTGGACTGGGGACAGGACGTGTTCACCGTGCCGCGCGCGCAAGGTCACGAGATGGATCCGGCCAACGACAGCAAAGGCATTGGCACGAAGATCGGCATTGATGCGACCTTCGACAAAGGCCGCCGGCCCTATGGCCAGCGCGTGAGTTATCCGATGGTGGAACTGGCGAAGTATCTGGCGGCATAGCCCCAGCGCTGCTGATTAGCGCGCAAATCGAATCTGGGGGCGTCCGCCGCGCCATCGCCCACTTTTTAACAAGCGATACACCTGCGCGCCGCGCAGCAGGGCTCGACATGGTAGAATCCCCCCCGGCGCGAAGCCGGAAAGATCACATCATGCGCTTCGATGGTTGAGGCCTGTTCCACTTGCGGAATCCGAAAACCGCGTGAGAGGCGCAGAGGAATCCAAGGAGAAAACCGCATATGCCCGTTGTCCCCATGAAGGCGCTCCTCGAAACGGGAGTGCACTTCGGCCATCGCACCAAGCGATGGCATCCCAAGATGAAGCCGTATATCTTCACCGAGAGAAACGGCGTGCATATCATTGACCTACAACAAACGATCGTCGCCATTGACGAAGCCGCGGCGCTGATTCGCGACATCGTTGCACGCGGCGGCACAGTCCTTTTCATCGGCACCAAGCGCCAGGCGCAAGAGCCGATCATGACTCAAGCGCAACGCGCCGGCCAGCCTTACATTACCGAACGCTTCCTCGGCGGCACGCTGACCAACTGGCGCACCATCAAATCCCGCCTGGATCGCCTGGCCGAGCTGGAAGCGATGCGAGAGCGCGGCGAGTTGGAGCGCTTCACCAAGAAGGAAGCGTTGTTGATCACGCGCGAGATCGAACGGCTGAATCGGCGCATGGGCGGCATCAAAAATATGCGCCGCTTGCCCGATGCGCTGTTCGTTGTAGATGTTGGCCGCGAAGCGAACGCAGTCAAAGAGGCCAACCGGCTGGGTATCCCTGTCATCGCCATGGTGGACACCAACTGCAACCCAGAGGGCGTGGACTACGTGATCCCCGCGAACGATGACGCCATCCGCGCCATCAAGTTGATCGTCGAGGCGATGGCCAATGCAGCGCTGGAAGGCCTGGCCCTGCGCAAGAGTGCGGATGAGGTTGCGGCCGTTGCCGGCATCGAGGAGAAGGCCGCCGCTGGCGAAGACGCCCGCGCCGGTGAATCGGCGCTGGACGACGAAATGTTGTTGCGCTCGTTCGCCCCTGACCTGGAAGAGGATGAAGAATAAAGACCGGAGTGAACGAAGATGGCAATCACAGCAGAAATGGTGAAACAACTGCGCGAACAGACCGGCGCAGGCATGATGGACAGCAAGAAGGCCCTCGAGCAATTCGGCGGCGACATGGCGAAGGCGGCTGCCTGGTTGAAGGAGAAGGGCCTGGCCGCTGCGGCGAAGAAGGCGTCGCGCGAAGCCAAAGAGGGGATGATCGAGGTGTACTCGCACATGGGCGGCCGGCTGGCCGTGATGGTCGAGGTCAACTGCGAGACCGACTTTGTGGCGCGCATGTCCGAGTTCCGCGAATTAGCGCACAACCTGGCGCTGCAAATTGCGTCAGCCGCGCCAACCTATGTGAAGAAGGAAGACGTGCCCGCCGAGGTCATCGCGGCGCAGACGGCCAAATTCAAGGAGGACGCAATCGCCGAGGGCAAAAAGCCCGAGATCGCTGAGCGCATCGCCGCCGGGCGCATGGAGAAGTTCTATCAAGACCACGTGCTCATGGAACAGGCCTTCGTCAAAGATGACAAGGTCAAAGTGAAAGACCTGATCGCCGCCGCCATCGCAAAATGTGGCGAAAACATCCAAGTGCGCAGGTTCGTCCGGTATCAGCTCGGCGAAGAGAGTTGAACGATTGAAAAGGGCATTTGAAATGCCCTTTTTATTTGCAACGCGGCCGGCGCATGCGACGCGCAGCGGCCTATGTGAGAAAGGGAGCAAGCGCTGTGAACGTCCCCAAATACAAACGCGTATTGTTGAAGATCGGTGGTGAAGCCTTCGCCGGGCCGGGCGGCATGGGCATCGTGCCGCAATTGGCCGAGCAGGTGGCCGCGAAAGTCCGCGCCGTGCGACAACTCGGTGTGCAAGTGGTGATCGTGCTCGGGGCAGGCAATTTCTGGCGCGGCAAAGACGGCATCGCACACGGCATGGACCGTACTACGGCCGATCATATCGGCATGCTCGCTACGGTCATGAACGCGCTCGCCCTACGCGATGCGTTTGAACGGCTGGGCACAGAAGCGCGCGTGCAGACGGCGATCGAGATACGCTCTGTAGCCGAGCCTTACATCCGTCTGCGCGCCATCCGGCACCTGGAGAAGGGACGCGTGGTGATCATCGGCGCCGGCACCGGCAACCCCTACTTCACGACCGACACCGCCGGCGCACTGCGCGCCGCCGAGACCAACTGCGACATCCTGATCAAGGCCACGAAGGTGGACGGCGTTTACAGCGCCGACCCCCGCAAGGATGATGCAGCGCAGCGCTATGAATTCATGACCTACCTTGAGGCGCTGAACCAAAAAGTCGGCGTGATGGATAGCACCGCTCTAACTTTATGCATGGAAAACAACTTGCCCATCCTCGTCCTCAATCTCTGGCAGCCAAACAGCCTGGAGCGCGCTGTTCTGGGCGAGAAGATCGGCACACTGATCACTTCAGGAAATGAGCCGGGGTGGTCATAACCAGACTATCAAAAGCTACAAATGAATCTGTGATAGCATTTTGTAGCGCTTCTGCGGATGTGTGCAGGGATATTCTACTAGAAACGATGGGGTAATCTGAAATGGCCGACGAAATAAAAAGCGTCATCAAAGAGATCGAGAAGGAAATGGAACGCGCGATCCAGGCAATGGAAGTTGACTTTCAAGCGATTCGCACGGGGCGAGCATCGCCGGCCCTGGTCGAGCGGATCCCTGTCGAGTACTACGGCGCCCAAGTGCCACTCCAGCAACTGGCTACGATCACGGTACCGGAGGCCCAGGTGATTATGATCAAGCCGTTCGATCCAACGACGCTGAAGACGATCGAGAAAGCGATCAGCGCTTCCGATGTCAAGCTCGTGCCCAACAACGATGGCAAAGTCATCCGCTTAAACATCCCGCCGCTGACCGAGGAGCGGCGGCGCGACATCGTCAAGTTGGTGCACAAGCGCGTGGAAGAAGCTAAGGTTGCCATTCGCAACCACCGACGCGAAGGCATGGAGATGCTGAAAGCGTTCGAAGCGGAAGAGCGGATTACCGAAGACGAGCACAAACGTGGCAAACAGGAGTTGGAGAACCTAACCCATCGCTTCACTGCGCGGGCCGATGAACTCGGCGCGCGCAAGGAGCGCGAAATCATGGAGATGTGACGCGCGTCTATGGCCCTATCCGTTGCAACCCTCAAGCGGCCCTTCGCACAGGACACGCCGGATGTCGCTACGCCCCAGACCAACGGGCAAACCGCAGCCGCGTCGCACGGCATCAGGCACCTCGCCATCATCATGGACGGCAATGGCCGATGGGCCAAGCGCCGCAACTTGCCACGCCTGGCCGGGCACAAAGCCGGCACCGATAATCTGCATCGCATCCTGCGGGCATGTAAGAATCACGGCATCAAGATCGTGACTTTATATGCCTTCTCCACCGAGAACTGGCGCCGCCCCGAGGAGGAAGTGAACGGCTTGATGAAGCTCCTCGAAGTCTCGATCGAGAAAGAGCTGGACGCGCTGCATCAAGAGGGCGTGCAGATCCGGCACATTGGTCGCACCGACCGCATTCCTCCAGCGCTGTGCGAAAAGATCCGCTACGCCACCGCGTATACGCGCAACAACACGGAGCTGATCCTGAACGTGGCGATGAACTACGGCGGACGGGCCGAGATCGTAGACGCGGTGAAGCACATGCTGGCCGATGGTCTCGATCCTGATTGCGTGGACGAGGCCACGGTCGGCCGCTATCTCTACACGCGCGATCTGCCCGACCCTGATCTGATTATCCGCACCAGCGGTGAGTATCGCGTCAGCAATTTTCTGATCTGGCAGGGCGCGTATTCTGAGTATTACGTGACCGATGTGCTGTGGCCCGACTTCGACGAGAAGGAGCTCCAGAAGGCCATTGAGCACTACCGCAAGCGCGAACGCCGTTTTGGTGGGCTTGCCGGTAAGTAGCACGCGCGCCTGGCTTTGGACGCAGCCGTATAGGATCGCCTCGTTGCAAACATCGTCCAACGATCTCGTCGCGCGCCTGATCGGTGGCGCGGCCACCGTCATCGTCGCCGGCGTCTTCGGCGCGCTGGGAGGATGGTGGTTCACGCTGTTCATCGCGGCTGCCATCGCCCGCGCAACGTTTGAGCTGTGGCGATTGCTCAGGCGCGCTGGTTATCATCCGTCGCTGGCTGTAGCGCTGGGGGCGGCAGCGGCAGCCTTCGCCGGCGTTCGCCTGCCCAATTTATTCGTCCTCATCCCGGCGCTTACGCTGGTGTTGCTCGCATCGCTGGCCTGGCAATTGCACCGCGCCCAAACGCGCAACTTTGGCGATTGGGCGGTGAGCTTCGCCGGCGGGTTCTACCTCGGCTGGACGGGCGGCCACTTGGCCGAACTGATCGTCCTGCCTCCCGATGGACGCTGGTGGCTGGCGCTGGCGCTGGCCACCCTCTGGTCGGCCGACAGCATGGCCTATGTGTTTGGGCGCCTGCTCGGCAAGTACAAACTTGCGCCGACCATCAGTCCTAGCAAAACCTGGGAGGGTTATATCGCCGGCCTGATCGCCAGCACACTCGCCGGCGTCATCCTCGGCCTGTTTGCGCCCTTTGGCGCGCCCGTCGGGGCGGTGGCGGGCATTCTGGTCGGCGCGCTGAGCCCCCTGGGTGACTTAATCGAGTCCATGATCAAGCGCCAGGCGCACGCAAAGGACTCCGGCAATTTGATACCCGGCCATGGCGGCGTGTTCGACCGGATAGATTCGTTACTCTGGGCCAGCGTCGTGGTGACCTATGTGGCGGTCGTTGCTTCGGGAGCCTCCCATCTGCCCTGATTCGGCCCTGCCAGGCGCTACAATCGTGGCATGTGGACGCTGCTGGTGTTGCTGGGCATCTACGCAGGCACCTCGGCTTTGGGCACGAGCATTCGGTTGGGTTGGGTGAGCACGCGCGGCTGGCGATGGGTGCATCATGCGCTCTTTGCCCTGATCTGGCTTGCACTGGGCGGCGCGGCCGCCTGGGGATTTGTGTTCGGCGCGCCCTGGCGATGGGGGCTGTTCATCGTCGCACCGTTCCTGATGCTGTTGCCGCGCTTCCGTCCGGGGTCATCGGCGCACTGCTGGACGGCGACCGGCGGACTGGCTGTGCTGGCCGGCCTGGTCGTTTGGGCGGCTGCCACCTAGAGGCGCATCGCACATCGCGTGACCATGACGCGGGAGCGTAGGGCGCGAACCACAAACCTACAAACAAATCTTATACCGATGGATCTTCTCGAAGCCATTCGCAAGCGCAAGACGACCAACACGCCCTTCCGGCCGGAGCGCATCAGCGATGAGCACAAGCGGCTGTTGATCGAAGCCGCCTCGCGCGCGCCCTCGCACTTCAACAGCCAGCCCTGGCGCTTCATCGTGATCGAGGATCGCGAGCGCATCGCGCAAATCGCCGACATCGCCGGCGATTCGATGAAGCGGCTGATGGACGACGGCGCATTCGTGGCGCGCTACCGACGCTACTTCCGCTTCGATGCCCAAGAGTCCATGGCCGCCGGCAGCGGCATCTATGTGGACAATGTGCCGGCGGCGCTTCGGCCGATGGTCAAACTCATCTTCTCCGAACAAGTGGGATCGCTGCTCAGCAAACTCGGCGTGTCCGCCATCTTAGGCAACGACCAGCGCAACATTGTGCGCAGCGCGCCGATGCTGCTTGCGATCACGCTGGACAGGCAAGAATATCGCCCCGGCGAGCTCAGCGGGCTTTATGCTTCGATCACCCTCGGCGCAGTGATTCAGACGCTGTGGCTGGTCACGACAGCGCTGGAGATCGGCATGCAGTTCATCAGCACACCGCTGGAGGTGGCGGCGAACAAAGCGCGCATCGTCGCGCTGCTCAAGATTCCCGACACGCATGAGCTTGTGGCGATATTCCGCATGGGCTACAAGGACCCGAACGTCGCCCGCAACACGATTGACTGGACGAGCAACCAGCGCAAGCCGTTCACCGAGTTGGCGCACTACAACGACTGGGAGACGCCGCTGCCTGAGCCGTTGGCCTCGGCGCGCAGTCTGCTTTGGGGGGATGGGGAGGTGCCGACGGCACCCTAGCGCGGCGCTCTAATCTGATGTTTATAGATCGCCGGTAGATTTGAATCCCAAATGGAACACATCCTCGTCATTGAAGACGACCCTGCCATTCGCGACCTACTGCGGCGCGGGTTGACCTATGAAAACTACAAAGTGACGACGGCCAACGACGGCGCAAGCGGACTGGCCGCGGCCCGCGATAATCCACCGGACCTCGTCATCCTCGACTGGATGATGCCCGGTTTAGATGGACTGGAGGTGTGCATGCGCCTGCGCGCGGCCAGCAACGTCCCGATTCTGATGCTGACGGCGAAGGATTCGGTGCCGGATCGTGTGCTTGGCCTGGAGAGCGGCGCGGATGATTATCTGGTCAAGCCGTTTGCCTTCCCCGAGCTGCTGGCGCGCGTGCATGCGTTGCTGCGTCGCACGCAACCGAGCAGCAAGCCGGAGATCTTGAAGTATGCCGACCTACAACTCGACACCGGCACGCGCCTGGCCAAGCGCGGCGACCGGCAGTTCGAGCTGACGGCCAAAGAGTACGACCTGCTGGAATACCTGATGCGTAACCCCCGCCAAGTATTGACGCGCGAGCAAATCCTAGACCGAGTGTGGGGCTACG is part of the Candidatus Roseilinea sp. genome and harbors:
- the tsf gene encoding elongation factor Ts — its product is MAITAEMVKQLREQTGAGMMDSKKALEQFGGDMAKAAAWLKEKGLAAAAKKASREAKEGMIEVYSHMGGRLAVMVEVNCETDFVARMSEFRELAHNLALQIASAAPTYVKKEDVPAEVIAAQTAKFKEDAIAEGKKPEIAERIAAGRMEKFYQDHVLMEQAFVKDDKVKVKDLIAAAIAKCGENIQVRRFVRYQLGEES
- a CDS encoding MFS transporter, yielding MSSVHPASLLRVTIGLMLAQSLAQAAYSTAVTVNTLAAVQLSGQKALAGLAGMAVLGGSALAAYPVGRLMARLGRRYGLVLGAATASLGAGLAGFGIVRASFFAFLWGLFVIGMGRAALDQSRFAAAEVTPQERRARAMSLVIWGATTGAVSGPLLAAPAGNWALALGMNTYAGPLLLTAAGYAVVAMVLLVALAVDWQALVNRAAEPAMRATPTPPIIPRSQQRSFREALRQPAMLAAVVAMACGQAAMVLLMASVSVHMSDHGHDLGDISAVISIHVLGMFALSPLVGQLADRLGRRAVIFAGAVVLMAGCVIAPLSLDTPWIALGQFLVGLGWSGCYVAGSALLADTLGAAERARLQGANDAIVNVASAAGSLGSGLLLAGAGFTALAAVGFAVALLPLLGVSFTSSRRAPDALRTH
- a CDS encoding isoprenyl transferase; its protein translation is MALSVATLKRPFAQDTPDVATPQTNGQTAAASHGIRHLAIIMDGNGRWAKRRNLPRLAGHKAGTDNLHRILRACKNHGIKIVTLYAFSTENWRRPEEEVNGLMKLLEVSIEKELDALHQEGVQIRHIGRTDRIPPALCEKIRYATAYTRNNTELILNVAMNYGGRAEIVDAVKHMLADGLDPDCVDEATVGRYLYTRDLPDPDLIIRTSGEYRVSNFLIWQGAYSEYYVTDVLWPDFDEKELQKAIEHYRKRERRFGGLAGK
- a CDS encoding phosphatidate cytidylyltransferase; translation: MQTSSNDLVARLIGGAATVIVAGVFGALGGWWFTLFIAAAIARATFELWRLLRRAGYHPSLAVALGAAAAAFAGVRLPNLFVLIPALTLVLLASLAWQLHRAQTRNFGDWAVSFAGGFYLGWTGGHLAELIVLPPDGRWWLALALATLWSADSMAYVFGRLLGKYKLAPTISPSKTWEGYIAGLIASTLAGVILGLFAPFGAPVGAVAGILVGALSPLGDLIESMIKRQAHAKDSGNLIPGHGGVFDRIDSLLWASVVVTYVAVVASGASHLP
- a CDS encoding nitroreductase: MDLLEAIRKRKTTNTPFRPERISDEHKRLLIEAASRAPSHFNSQPWRFIVIEDRERIAQIADIAGDSMKRLMDDGAFVARYRRYFRFDAQESMAAGSGIYVDNVPAALRPMVKLIFSEQVGSLLSKLGVSAILGNDQRNIVRSAPMLLAITLDRQEYRPGELSGLYASITLGAVIQTLWLVTTALEIGMQFISTPLEVAANKARIVALLKIPDTHELVAIFRMGYKDPNVARNTIDWTSNQRKPFTELAHYNDWETPLPEPLASARSLLWGDGEVPTAP
- a CDS encoding DNA-binding response regulator, with the translated sequence MEHILVIEDDPAIRDLLRRGLTYENYKVTTANDGASGLAAARDNPPDLVILDWMMPGLDGLEVCMRLRAASNVPILMLTAKDSVPDRVLGLESGADDYLVKPFAFPELLARVHALLRRTQPSSKPEILKYADLQLDTGTRLAKRGDRQFELTAKEYDLLEYLMRNPRQVLTREQILDRVWGYDFGGESNVLEVYIRYLRQKTEANGEPRLIHTVRSVGYVLREE
- the pyrH gene encoding uridylate kinase, giving the protein MRRAAAYVRKGASAVNVPKYKRVLLKIGGEAFAGPGGMGIVPQLAEQVAAKVRAVRQLGVQVVIVLGAGNFWRGKDGIAHGMDRTTADHIGMLATVMNALALRDAFERLGTEARVQTAIEIRSVAEPYIRLRAIRHLEKGRVVIIGAGTGNPYFTTDTAGALRAAETNCDILIKATKVDGVYSADPRKDDAAQRYEFMTYLEALNQKVGVMDSTALTLCMENNLPILVLNLWQPNSLERAVLGEKIGTLITSGNEPGWS
- the frr gene encoding ribosome-recycling factor, which encodes MADEIKSVIKEIEKEMERAIQAMEVDFQAIRTGRASPALVERIPVEYYGAQVPLQQLATITVPEAQVIMIKPFDPTTLKTIEKAISASDVKLVPNNDGKVIRLNIPPLTEERRRDIVKLVHKRVEEAKVAIRNHRREGMEMLKAFEAEERITEDEHKRGKQELENLTHRFTARADELGARKEREIMEM
- the rpsB gene encoding 30S ribosomal protein S2, which produces MPVVPMKALLETGVHFGHRTKRWHPKMKPYIFTERNGVHIIDLQQTIVAIDEAAALIRDIVARGGTVLFIGTKRQAQEPIMTQAQRAGQPYITERFLGGTLTNWRTIKSRLDRLAELEAMRERGELERFTKKEALLITREIERLNRRMGGIKNMRRLPDALFVVDVGREANAVKEANRLGIPVIAMVDTNCNPEGVDYVIPANDDAIRAIKLIVEAMANAALEGLALRKSADEVAAVAGIEEKAAAGEDARAGESALDDEMLLRSFAPDLEEDEE